Part of the Aciduliprofundum boonei T469 genome is shown below.
GGCAAAACGGTTATAATAGCCACGCATGATATGCGCTTGGAGAAATATGCCACAAGAATACTTGAAATCAGAGATGGAAAAATTACCGGATAGAGGAATTTATCTTCTTTTAATTTTTAAAGATAATGAGGAAGAAATTAGAGTAGGCGCATTGGGCAAAATAAAATTTGATATGGGATATTATGTTTATGTTGGCTCCGCTCAGAGAAATTTAAGGAAAAGGCTGGAGAGACATTTTAGAAAAGAGAAGAAAATTAGGTGGCACATAGATTATCTCTTATCCCGTGCCAGAATATTGGATTTCTATGCCAAGAATTATCCAAAATCTTACGAGGAGAAAATTGCGATAAAGTTGGGAGAGAAATATTCGTACATTCCGAACTTTGGCTCAAGCGATAGTAGGGCTCCATCTCATCTCTTCAAAATAGAAAAGAATGATTGGTTATGCATCAAAAAATTTTTGAGAGGTTTTAAATAATTTTGTGAAATTTCAATACTATGTCTTACCTTCTTTATTTCGGGCATGTAAACATCGATGTAATGCTCAGGGTTCAAAATTTTGGAAATGTAGGTGAGAGCAGAGAAGTATTAGGATATGAAACTAGGCTTGGAGGAACAGCATACAATGCTTATATGTCCCTTCTTGCTCTGCGTGTGCC
Proteins encoded:
- a CDS encoding DUF123 domain-containing protein, whose translation is MEKLPDRGIYLLLIFKDNEEEIRVGALGKIKFDMGYYVYVGSAQRNLRKRLERHFRKEKKIRWHIDYLLSRARILDFYAKNYPKSYEEKIAIKLGEKYSYIPNFGSSDSRAPSHLFKIEKNDWLCIKKFLRGFK